A window of Cyanobacteria bacterium GSL.Bin1 genomic DNA:
CAATTCCCGAAAGTAGGGATAAATTCTTAGGAAATCCTATCAACTTAACCAAAAACCATCTATGCCGTAGCGGGGGAGGGGGATATGATAAGGGTGAGTTTTGAAGGATTAATTTTACTCATGGCGTTGATTTTAGAGTTACTCGGCTTCAAACTCTTAATGGGACTTTAGCTAAAATCTGGACTCAATCTTGAATCCTTACACGCTACTTTATATTTCAAATATACTTACTTAGTTCTGATAAAACCGTTCTTGACTTTTCTCGCTAATTTTCCAATCTGCATTTTCGCCGCCAATAATGACCTGTTTGACGTGGAGAAAATCTTGACTGAGTTGTCTTAAAGAATTAATCAAAACATCCAATGCTACCGGATCACTCGTTCCCAAATCAAACCAGCAACGTCCCCAAGTTTCTTTATATTCAAACTCGCCCATATTATGCATCACCGACAATAAAGAGTTACTGGCTTGGTCATGATCATATTCCATATAACTGAGGTCAATGCCAGTTTCCATCACTTGGAAATTTTCGGCATTAAATCCCCCTAATTTCCCTAAATAAAACCAAGAATTAAACAATTCCTCAACATATTGACGTTCGGTAATCGAGGGAATGGTTTCAAATTCCAGCCAAATCCAAATATCAAACGGGTTAAACTCACGAAACGTCACTTCCATACAATTATTGGTTAATGATTACATCATCAAAATGAGTGAAATCTAAGTAGCGATCTCCATCAGGCGTATCATAAAAAATATCGACAAATTGATGATTCCATAAAATTTTAGTTGCGGGATACGTCTGACGAGCATGAGTCATTTGCGCTACTGTCTCATCAATGCCACTCAAAGACACTAGAATTTGCGCTTTTGATTGTAACAAGGACTCTGTCGTTTCTCCAAAAAGCGGACTCGTTTCATCAATATTAAAAGGGTGTCTTGTTTCCTTTTTTATCTAAATGGGGGGGTCGGGGGGCAATAATACCCCCACCATAATCTTTGATTTAGTGGGGGAGGATGTCACCTCTTAAGCTCCGATTAGACAAGTATTTTGAGATTTAATGAAAAAATGTAACGATAGTATTGACAAAACCCCACTGCCCCAGAAAAGTCCCCCGAAAGCCTATGCACTGGAGCACTACCAGCAGGCTCGAGACTCTCGGATTGACTTCTTAAAGGGGGTGACGTTCTCATGATGAGACCATTGACTGTGGACGATAGAGTTTTCTACACCACTCAGGGGTTTTGAGTCAAAACTTGTGCGCGTGCAGGACCTCAGCCTCACAGAGATAGGTGATACCCGAATAATCCTCGAAAAACTGCGCTGCCACCTCATCCGAAATCTTCAGAGCCATCTCCCGAGTGGGAGTGAGCACCTCGAACTTGATATTTGATTCGGTGTCACCAACGGTGGGTTGTCCCGACGAGCGGACATTGCGACTCCCTTTCCCACCAGTCTCCAACACAGTGTAACCAGTCGCTCCGGCTGCGTCGATGATCTTAGCGACCTTTTTCAGCAGCAACTTTTCCGTGATGATGACAAGCTTGTTGGCTTGCTTGGTCATATGGCTTACCTCCTTATACATGTATGGATTGAACTATGAGGTCGCCGGGTTAGGGGAGCACCGGCAACCGCGACTGAGCTGAAATTAGCTACCCCCCATCAGCGCCTGGGCAAGCCCGATGAACAGCGGTATGCCAATGGCAAGGGCAACGGGCGTGCCCACGGCTGTGGACGAGCCGATGTACGCCGAAGGATTCGCCTTGGGAATGCCAGCTCGTAAAGTAGGTGGACCTGAGATGTCTGAACTCGAT
This region includes:
- a CDS encoding DUF3531 family protein; protein product: MEVTFREFNPFDIWIWLEFETIPSITERQYVEELFNSWFYLGKLGGFNAENFQVMETGIDLSYMEYDHDQASNSLLSVMHNMGEFEYKETWGRCWFDLGTSDPVALDVLINSLRQLSQDFLHVKQVIIGGENADWKISEKSQERFYQN